The Microbacterium foliorum genome has a window encoding:
- the dhaL gene encoding dihydroxyacetone kinase subunit DhaL gives MAALGTAELSAWIHGFRDVVAEKREWLTELDSAIGDADHGANMARGMDTVVAKLDAGVPDTVDELLKTVGMTLVSSVGGASGPLYGTLFLRMGMAAGPVTSLDVAALAASLRAGLDGIVARGKAEAGDKTMIDAMAPAVDAFDAEAAGGADLGAATAAAARAAASGRDATEPLVARKGRASYLGERSAGHLDPGAASTTLLFEALARATAETASPAAESS, from the coding sequence ATGGCGGCGCTCGGGACGGCGGAGCTGTCGGCATGGATCCACGGGTTCCGCGACGTGGTCGCCGAGAAGAGGGAGTGGCTCACCGAGCTCGACTCCGCGATCGGCGACGCCGACCACGGCGCGAACATGGCCAGGGGTATGGATACGGTCGTCGCGAAGCTCGACGCGGGCGTGCCCGACACGGTCGACGAGCTGCTCAAGACGGTGGGTATGACCCTCGTCAGCTCGGTCGGTGGCGCGAGCGGCCCGCTGTACGGCACCCTGTTCCTGCGCATGGGAATGGCCGCGGGGCCGGTGACCTCCCTCGACGTCGCGGCTCTGGCCGCCTCGCTGCGGGCCGGACTCGACGGGATCGTCGCTCGCGGCAAGGCCGAGGCGGGCGACAAGACGATGATCGACGCGATGGCCCCGGCGGTCGATGCCTTCGATGCCGAGGCCGCCGGCGGTGCGGATCTCGGTGCGGCCACGGCGGCGGCGGCGCGGGCCGCGGCATCCGGTCGCGACGCCACCGAGCCCCTCGTCGCCCGCAAGGGACGCGCGAGCTACCTGGGCGAGCGCAGCGCCGGTCACCTCGACCCCGGCGCCGCGTCGACCACGCTGCTGTTCGAGGCGCTCGCCCGGGCCACCGCGGAGACCGCCTCGCCTGCAGCGGAATCGTCCTGA